The following are encoded together in the Arthrobacter sp. Y-9 genome:
- a CDS encoding glycosyltransferase family protein: MTIKQSPRVVAVIQARVGSSRLPGKVLRPLGGRPVLEWVVNAARRAEGIDEVVIATSSESGDDAIVEFASTRALKVIRGSEDDVLSRFLLAIEETQADAVVRLTADCPLLDSTVISQVVSLWRTDTTLDYVSTTQVRSLPRGLDVELATASALVRADLRSEPHHRAHVTSSLYEEGSEFSRAALTFTPRFDHYRVTLDTVEDAALLDALVASLDTEAPSWRDVVSVLDRNPQIVALNAHIEQKALTEG, translated from the coding sequence ATGACGATCAAGCAGTCACCGCGCGTTGTCGCGGTCATTCAGGCCCGCGTCGGTTCGTCCAGACTGCCGGGGAAGGTTCTCCGTCCGCTGGGCGGCCGGCCGGTCCTCGAGTGGGTCGTGAATGCCGCCCGCCGGGCAGAAGGAATCGATGAGGTGGTGATCGCCACCTCATCGGAATCCGGTGACGATGCGATCGTCGAATTCGCCTCGACACGCGCCCTCAAGGTGATCCGCGGCAGTGAGGACGATGTCCTGAGCCGGTTCCTGCTGGCCATCGAGGAGACTCAGGCAGATGCCGTGGTCCGTCTCACGGCGGACTGTCCGCTTCTGGATTCCACCGTCATCTCGCAGGTGGTCTCCCTCTGGCGGACGGACACCACTTTGGATTACGTCTCTACGACCCAGGTCCGGTCTCTGCCGCGGGGGCTCGACGTGGAACTTGCCACGGCGTCTGCTCTTGTACGGGCGGACCTGCGCAGCGAGCCGCATCACCGTGCCCATGTGACAAGTTCGTTGTATGAAGAAGGTTCGGAGTTCTCCAGGGCTGCATTGACGTTCACTCCTCGTTTCGACCACTACAGGGTGACGCTCGACACCGTTGAAGACGCCGCATTGCTCGACGCACTTGTGGCTTCCCTGGACACTGAGGCGCCGTCGTGGAGGGACGTGGTGTCCGTGCTGGACCGGAACCCGCAGATCGTCGCTCTCAACGCCCATATTGAGCAGAAGGCTCTGACCGAGGGCTGA
- a CDS encoding bifunctional UDP-2,4-diacetamido-2,4,6-trideoxy-beta-L-altropyranose hydrolase/GNAT family N-acetyltransferase, whose amino-acid sequence MRILFRADSRKAQGLGHVVRVLALAEAAQHAGHQVFFSGDVEIPFGEDMVLALFGERFPRPQGPQELVELALRLQVDLVHIDTYEEQGPLKAVFEESGLLLSSTEDGNFGRRPAHLVIDSSPGCELERRPDDGSWRLLRGTSFTPIRPSLRDMDLPAELRDSAGSSELRVMVVMGGTDARNLTQQVAGWWAASGVESTCYVVGGGVLDVTLSPGQRLVRWDPSPSVSGAFRAMDLVISAAGTTVWELASLGVSSAVVQTVDNQRDNYRFMTENRVAVGLGDASTGSVATEAAVGEIRSLLLDPRRRTALGDQAHSIVDGQGSARVVGVWEDFVSPAHRGVSARPAGLGDASLLFEWRNDPSVRAVSRQTSELDWAGHASWVARTLSLPDRVLLIVEQDTKPVGTVRFDEVSPRVWESSITIAPAERGKGLALDILGAAERTLLAERDVEQLVAEMLTDNVASHRLFLKAGYAGGPATGRPGWQHLSKRVH is encoded by the coding sequence GTGCGGATTCTCTTTCGTGCAGATTCGCGCAAGGCTCAGGGACTGGGGCATGTCGTCCGGGTTCTCGCCCTGGCGGAGGCTGCGCAGCACGCTGGTCATCAGGTGTTCTTCTCCGGAGACGTGGAGATCCCCTTCGGCGAGGACATGGTTCTTGCCCTGTTCGGGGAACGGTTTCCCAGGCCTCAGGGCCCTCAGGAGCTCGTTGAGCTGGCACTGCGGCTCCAAGTGGACCTGGTGCACATCGACACCTATGAGGAGCAGGGACCGCTGAAGGCGGTCTTCGAGGAGTCCGGTCTCCTCCTGTCCTCGACGGAGGATGGGAACTTCGGCCGGAGGCCGGCGCATCTCGTGATCGATTCCTCTCCGGGATGTGAGCTCGAACGGCGCCCGGATGATGGATCCTGGCGGCTTCTGCGCGGCACGTCCTTCACACCCATCAGGCCGTCTCTGCGTGACATGGATCTTCCGGCGGAACTCCGGGATTCTGCGGGTTCGTCCGAGCTGCGGGTCATGGTGGTGATGGGCGGGACCGATGCGCGGAACCTCACCCAGCAGGTGGCGGGATGGTGGGCGGCCAGCGGCGTGGAGTCGACCTGCTACGTGGTGGGCGGTGGCGTTCTGGATGTCACGCTCAGTCCCGGTCAACGTCTGGTCCGCTGGGATCCGTCGCCGTCCGTGTCAGGTGCTTTCCGCGCGATGGATCTCGTCATTTCGGCGGCGGGGACGACGGTGTGGGAGCTGGCCAGCTTGGGCGTCTCGTCAGCCGTTGTCCAGACGGTCGACAATCAGCGGGACAATTATCGCTTCATGACGGAGAACCGGGTGGCTGTCGGTCTCGGTGACGCCAGCACAGGCAGTGTCGCGACGGAGGCAGCAGTCGGCGAGATCAGGAGTCTGCTTCTGGATCCGCGGAGGCGCACCGCTCTGGGTGATCAGGCGCACTCCATCGTGGATGGCCAGGGGAGCGCGCGTGTCGTGGGGGTGTGGGAGGACTTCGTCTCTCCCGCTCATCGCGGTGTCTCGGCACGGCCTGCAGGGCTCGGAGATGCGTCGTTGCTCTTCGAGTGGCGTAATGATCCGAGCGTTCGAGCCGTGTCCAGGCAGACGTCCGAGCTCGACTGGGCCGGGCATGCCTCCTGGGTCGCCCGGACCCTCTCCCTTCCGGACAGAGTTCTGTTGATCGTGGAGCAGGATACGAAGCCGGTGGGCACCGTCCGCTTCGATGAAGTGTCGCCACGGGTGTGGGAGTCCTCCATCACGATAGCCCCGGCTGAACGAGGCAAAGGACTCGCACTCGACATCCTCGGCGCTGCTGAACGCACTTTGCTGGCGGAACGCGATGTCGAGCAGTTGGTAGCTGAGATGCTGACGGACAATGTCGCCTCGCACCGGTTGTTCCTGAAAGCGGGCTATGCGGGCGGACCAGCCACCGGCAGACCAGGATGGCAGCACCTGAGCAAGCGTGTGCACTGA
- a CDS encoding aminotransferase class V-fold PLP-dependent enzyme, whose translation MKRKVSENVLPYGRQSIADEDIESVVEALRSDWLTTGPKVDEFERAISEVAGGSQAVAVTSGTAALHVAYVAAGIKPGDEVVTTPMTFVATASTAAIAGAKIVFADVEESTGNLSLEAARAAVTDRTKVITAVDYAGLPVDAVAFRDLAHENGALFIEDAAHSVGSLLNGVPVGKEADFTTFSFFPTKNMTTAEGGAVVTPSDELALRARRFKGQGLIREQSELRYPDEGPWHQEVHDFSLNYRLPDVLCALGISQITRLGEFRTRRQWIHDQYNAAFGPHEALKIPGTTPGAEPAWHLYPLRVEAARRRQIFEELRARGIGVQVNYIPAYWHPVFEDLGYQRGMCPVAEQYYREEISLPLFPGLKDDQVEMVIENVLDVVGS comes from the coding sequence TTGAAGCGGAAGGTCTCTGAGAACGTGCTTCCTTACGGGCGGCAGTCGATTGCCGACGAGGACATCGAAAGTGTCGTAGAGGCGCTTCGGAGTGACTGGCTCACCACCGGACCCAAGGTGGATGAGTTCGAACGGGCGATCTCCGAGGTCGCCGGTGGCTCACAGGCAGTAGCGGTGACCTCCGGAACGGCGGCACTGCATGTGGCGTACGTGGCAGCCGGGATTAAGCCTGGCGACGAGGTGGTCACAACTCCGATGACCTTCGTCGCCACGGCTTCGACGGCGGCGATCGCCGGTGCGAAGATCGTCTTCGCTGATGTCGAGGAGAGCACCGGAAACCTCTCGCTCGAGGCGGCTCGCGCGGCTGTCACGGACCGCACCAAAGTGATCACCGCGGTCGATTACGCTGGGCTGCCGGTCGACGCCGTCGCCTTCCGGGATCTGGCTCACGAGAACGGTGCGCTGTTCATCGAAGACGCCGCTCACTCCGTGGGTTCCCTGCTGAACGGTGTGCCGGTAGGCAAGGAAGCGGACTTCACCACGTTCTCTTTCTTCCCCACGAAAAACATGACCACCGCTGAAGGCGGCGCGGTCGTGACACCGTCGGATGAGCTGGCTCTCCGTGCTCGGCGGTTCAAGGGGCAGGGTCTGATTCGCGAACAGAGCGAGTTGCGGTACCCGGACGAAGGTCCGTGGCACCAGGAAGTGCACGACTTCAGTCTGAACTATCGTCTGCCGGATGTCCTCTGCGCCCTTGGGATCAGCCAGATCACACGCCTGGGGGAGTTCCGCACCCGTCGGCAGTGGATCCACGATCAGTACAACGCTGCGTTCGGACCTCACGAGGCGCTCAAGATTCCCGGCACCACGCCGGGAGCTGAGCCCGCGTGGCACCTGTACCCGTTGCGAGTGGAAGCCGCTCGTCGTCGTCAGATCTTCGAGGAACTGCGTGCGCGGGGCATCGGTGTCCAGGTCAACTACATTCCGGCCTACTGGCACCCGGTGTTCGAAGACCTCGGATACCAGCGGGGCATGTGCCCGGTGGCGGAACAGTACTACCGCGAGGAGATCTCGCTGCCGTTGTTCCCCGGCCTCAAGGACGACCAGGTCGAGATGGTCATTGAGAACGTCCTCGACGTCGTGGGCTCATGA
- a CDS encoding ATPase, T2SS/T4P/T4SS family, with the protein MEAVELIESEVRELVRRRGIDPWADAEQIKGLVAEAVADYEERAVRGGLPVLEGPEEAARHLLDSVAGFGELQSYFDDPEVEEIWLNGPSEIFVARAGESERTGLVISQARVEALVERMLKTSGRRLDLSSPFVDASLPDGSRLHVVIPDITRRHWAVNIRKFVVRASRLEHLVELGTLTRSAARFLGAAVSSGLNILVSGATQAGKTSLLNCLTSAIGARERVITVEEVFELQCPLPDVVGLQCRQPNLEGEGEIPLRRLVKEALRMRPDRLIVGEVRAAESLDLLIAMNSGVGAMASVHANSARDAVTKICTLPLLAGGNITSDFVVPTVASCLDLVVHCQRQPSGRRLVTEIVALGRRVENNVIESSAIFALQDGVLEATGQFPPEEKFVRAGFRLQSLVGAA; encoded by the coding sequence GTGGAGGCTGTGGAACTCATCGAGTCCGAGGTGCGGGAACTGGTGCGGCGTCGGGGGATCGATCCGTGGGCAGACGCGGAGCAGATCAAAGGCCTCGTCGCGGAGGCGGTGGCGGACTATGAGGAGCGGGCGGTGCGGGGCGGTCTCCCGGTGCTGGAGGGGCCGGAGGAAGCCGCGCGCCACTTGCTGGATTCGGTGGCGGGATTTGGCGAGCTCCAGTCCTATTTCGACGACCCGGAGGTGGAGGAGATCTGGTTGAACGGGCCGAGTGAGATCTTCGTGGCGCGAGCCGGGGAGTCGGAGCGAACCGGTCTGGTGATCTCGCAGGCACGGGTCGAGGCCCTGGTGGAACGCATGCTGAAGACGTCGGGCCGTCGTCTCGATCTGAGTTCCCCGTTCGTGGACGCCTCCCTGCCGGACGGTTCCCGCCTTCACGTGGTCATTCCGGACATCACGCGTCGGCATTGGGCCGTCAACATCCGGAAGTTCGTGGTGAGGGCGTCCCGCCTGGAGCATCTGGTGGAACTCGGCACCCTGACCCGGTCGGCGGCGCGGTTCCTCGGCGCCGCCGTGAGCAGCGGGCTCAACATCCTCGTCTCGGGTGCCACCCAGGCCGGGAAGACCTCGCTCCTCAACTGCCTGACCTCTGCGATCGGCGCCCGCGAGCGGGTCATCACCGTGGAGGAGGTGTTCGAGCTGCAATGTCCGCTCCCTGATGTGGTCGGTCTTCAGTGCCGCCAGCCGAATCTCGAAGGGGAGGGGGAGATCCCCCTGCGGCGGCTGGTGAAGGAGGCGCTGCGGATGAGGCCGGACCGGCTGATCGTCGGTGAGGTCCGTGCCGCCGAGAGTCTCGATCTCCTGATCGCCATGAACTCCGGGGTGGGGGCGATGGCCAGTGTCCATGCCAACTCCGCCCGGGATGCCGTGACCAAGATCTGCACCCTGCCCCTGCTCGCCGGCGGCAACATCACCAGCGACTTCGTCGTGCCCACCGTTGCCTCGTGCCTCGACCTCGTGGTCCACTGCCAGCGGCAGCCCAGCGGCCGACGGCTGGTCACGGAGATCGTCGCGCTCGGGAGACGGGTGGAGAACAACGTCATCGAGTCCAGTGCCATCTTCGCTCTGCAGGATGGGGTCCTGGAAGCGACCGGCCAGTTCCCGCCGGAGGAGAAGTTCGTCCGCGCCGGGTTCCGGCTGCAATCGCTCGTGGGGGCTGCCTGA
- a CDS encoding GH25 family lysozyme — MLLLSLVNSATAAPTPQPSGTATPVRTTPSTPAPSAPATTAPATAAPTTGAPTPSQNTLTPPATEPLPDGETAGDPATARNAVGRIGATMRSNADRKHLAVQPTAGPQPKPEALTAPDHPDAPVTGAGNGPVSSSGLSRMAPAAFSTGHWRPGFGVPGQDVSAWQGTVDWRAQWNLGSRFAYVKASEGSYYTNANFASQYNGSANQGMVRGSYHFAIPSWSSGADQAKYFVANGGGWSSDGITLPPVLDIEYNPYQGRTDLGYNSGDTCYSLAGAPMVRWITDFGNTMKQLTGRYPVIYTTTDWWSRCTGNSAAFSDYPLWIAAYPSSASNTPGTLPASWQQYSLWQYSDEGPFVGDSNVWNGDQAGLARFAKGTPPANFTNTFRLTGGDFTSDGLPDLVKKSSSGILSLQRGLPDGSFATPTTIGTGWNIYDIVVASKDFNGDRTPDILARDGAGDLWFYAGDGRGGVLPRVRIGTGWDVFTTILAPGDFTRDGFNDLMAVSPDGTLWVYPGNGRGGFKARSIIGQGWQQFASVLPAGDMNSDGIPDLLALTVSGDLLLYPGNSSNGFGGRTVIGRGWSGFTSIVGGVDVNRDGRSDVIVEDSTGKLTGYLGSGKSSFADSVPVGAAWQGFSRILGSEDFDGDGVPDVLAQDKAGILFLYPGNGRGGWKPRRQIGSGWQVFDSVTHAPRFAANGNPALLSRAGDGTLFLYPTDGRGGFLPRKAIGRGWQIFSSISAVADWNGDGRGDVVARSSDGTLWLYPGNGSDGFLPRRVIGNGWNAFNAILPVGDYDGDGKADLLATTPAGGKWLYPGDGKGGFLPRTSVPAPWANTDLLIPAHDFTSTGYPSILYRQTDGTLQLMSGDGRGGSRNVLINLGAG; from the coding sequence GTGCTGCTTCTCTCCCTGGTCAACTCCGCGACCGCGGCTCCCACCCCGCAGCCGAGCGGCACCGCGACGCCGGTTCGCACCACCCCTTCCACCCCTGCGCCCAGCGCACCCGCGACGACGGCACCTGCCACGGCGGCGCCCACGACAGGGGCGCCCACACCGTCCCAGAACACCCTGACGCCGCCGGCGACCGAACCACTGCCCGACGGCGAGACGGCCGGCGATCCCGCCACGGCCCGGAACGCCGTGGGACGGATCGGCGCCACCATGCGGTCGAATGCCGACCGGAAACACCTGGCCGTCCAGCCCACGGCCGGCCCGCAGCCCAAGCCCGAGGCCCTGACGGCCCCCGACCATCCCGATGCGCCGGTGACCGGCGCCGGCAACGGCCCGGTCTCCTCCTCTGGCCTCTCCCGCATGGCGCCCGCCGCCTTCAGCACGGGCCACTGGCGCCCCGGCTTCGGTGTCCCGGGCCAGGACGTCAGCGCCTGGCAGGGCACCGTAGATTGGAGGGCACAGTGGAACCTCGGTTCCCGCTTCGCCTACGTCAAGGCGAGCGAGGGCTCCTACTACACGAACGCGAACTTCGCGTCCCAGTACAACGGATCGGCCAATCAGGGCATGGTGCGAGGGTCGTACCACTTCGCCATCCCGAGCTGGTCCTCGGGCGCGGACCAGGCCAAGTACTTCGTCGCCAACGGCGGTGGATGGAGCAGCGACGGCATCACCCTTCCGCCTGTCCTGGACATCGAGTACAACCCCTACCAGGGCCGCACCGACCTCGGCTACAACTCCGGCGACACCTGCTACAGCCTGGCCGGCGCGCCCATGGTCCGGTGGATCACCGACTTCGGCAACACCATGAAGCAGCTGACCGGACGGTACCCGGTCATCTACACCACCACGGACTGGTGGAGCCGCTGCACCGGCAACTCGGCCGCGTTCTCCGATTACCCGCTGTGGATCGCGGCCTACCCGTCGTCCGCCAGCAACACTCCCGGGACACTCCCGGCGAGCTGGCAGCAGTACAGCCTCTGGCAGTACAGCGACGAGGGTCCGTTCGTCGGGGACTCGAACGTCTGGAACGGTGATCAGGCCGGTCTCGCCCGGTTTGCCAAGGGCACGCCGCCGGCGAACTTCACCAACACCTTCCGGCTCACCGGCGGTGATTTCACGTCCGATGGCCTCCCGGATCTGGTCAAGAAGTCGAGCTCCGGGATCCTCTCGCTCCAAAGAGGTCTTCCGGACGGGTCGTTCGCCACGCCCACCACGATCGGCACAGGATGGAACATCTACGACATCGTCGTGGCGAGCAAGGACTTCAACGGCGACCGGACCCCGGACATTCTGGCAAGGGACGGCGCGGGCGACCTCTGGTTCTACGCAGGTGATGGCCGGGGCGGTGTTCTGCCACGGGTGAGGATCGGAACCGGCTGGGATGTATTCACCACCATCCTGGCACCAGGGGACTTCACCCGCGACGGGTTCAATGACCTGATGGCGGTGTCCCCGGACGGAACCCTCTGGGTCTATCCCGGTAACGGCCGGGGCGGCTTCAAGGCCCGGTCGATCATCGGTCAGGGCTGGCAGCAATTCGCGTCCGTTCTTCCGGCCGGCGACATGAACAGCGACGGCATTCCCGATCTCCTGGCCCTCACCGTCTCGGGAGATCTCCTCCTGTATCCGGGCAACTCTTCCAATGGCTTCGGTGGTCGGACTGTCATCGGTCGAGGCTGGAGTGGCTTCACCTCGATCGTCGGCGGTGTTGACGTCAACCGCGACGGTCGCAGCGATGTGATCGTCGAGGACTCCACGGGCAAGCTCACCGGGTACTTGGGCAGTGGCAAATCGTCGTTCGCGGACTCGGTCCCCGTAGGCGCAGCGTGGCAAGGATTCTCGCGGATCCTGGGCAGTGAGGACTTCGACGGCGACGGCGTTCCTGACGTGCTCGCTCAGGACAAGGCGGGAATCCTCTTCCTCTATCCGGGCAACGGCCGCGGCGGCTGGAAGCCGCGCCGCCAGATCGGGTCCGGATGGCAGGTTTTCGACTCGGTCACGCATGCGCCCCGGTTCGCAGCCAACGGGAATCCGGCGCTCCTGAGCCGTGCCGGCGACGGCACGCTCTTCCTGTACCCCACTGATGGGCGAGGCGGTTTCCTTCCTCGGAAGGCGATCGGACGAGGATGGCAGATCTTCAGCTCGATCAGCGCGGTCGCAGACTGGAATGGTGATGGCCGGGGCGACGTCGTTGCCCGCTCATCGGATGGCACCCTCTGGCTGTACCCGGGGAACGGGAGCGACGGATTCCTCCCCCGCCGGGTGATCGGCAATGGCTGGAACGCCTTCAACGCCATCCTCCCTGTCGGAGACTACGACGGTGACGGTAAAGCGGATCTGCTGGCCACAACGCCCGCGGGCGGGAAGTGGCTCTATCCTGGCGATGGAAAGGGAGGATTCCTGCCCCGCACATCGGTGCCGGCGCCATGGGCCAACACCGACCTGCTGATCCCGGCCCACGACTTCACCTCGACGGGCTACCCGAGCATTCTGTACCGGCAGACGGATGGGACCTTGCAGCTCATGTCCGGTGATGGACGCGGCGGAAGCCGCAACGTCCTGATCAATCTCGGCGCAGGCTGA
- the pseB gene encoding UDP-N-acetylglucosamine 4,6-dehydratase (inverting): MSLLSGSSVLITGGTGSLGKALIREILDNHDVRRLVIFSRDELKQLEVRTMFNNDPRLRWFIGDIRDRSRLNRAFHGVDYVIHAAALKQVDTAEYNPFEYVQTNVQGSQNVIDAAIDAGVKKVVALSTDKASSPVNLYGATKLCADRLFISGNHYAAAYDTRFCVVRYGNVMGSRGSIVPIWKKMAAEGQSLGITDNRMTRFWITLDQAVKFVLDSFEIMQGGELYVPKIPSIRITDLALAVDENAKTHEIGIRPGEKLHEEMIAADDSRRTVSVGDRYVVTPHLGGWGYEVPEGAEPVKDGWSYQSDGNERFLSIEELRAMFEAEGL, translated from the coding sequence ATGTCTCTCCTGAGCGGTTCTTCGGTTCTGATCACGGGCGGTACAGGCTCCCTGGGTAAAGCCCTCATTCGGGAAATCCTGGATAACCATGATGTCCGTCGGCTCGTCATCTTCAGCCGTGACGAACTCAAGCAGCTCGAAGTGCGGACGATGTTCAACAACGATCCGCGCCTCCGCTGGTTCATCGGCGACATCCGGGATCGCAGCCGCCTGAACCGTGCCTTCCACGGGGTCGACTACGTCATTCACGCCGCCGCGCTGAAGCAGGTTGACACCGCTGAGTACAACCCCTTCGAGTACGTGCAGACCAACGTTCAGGGTTCGCAGAACGTGATTGACGCTGCCATCGACGCAGGCGTTAAGAAGGTGGTGGCGCTGTCCACCGACAAGGCTTCCAGCCCGGTCAACCTGTACGGCGCCACCAAGCTGTGCGCAGACCGGCTGTTCATCTCGGGCAACCACTACGCTGCCGCGTACGACACCCGTTTCTGCGTCGTCCGCTACGGCAACGTCATGGGCTCCCGTGGCTCGATCGTGCCGATCTGGAAGAAGATGGCGGCCGAGGGCCAGTCCCTGGGCATCACTGACAATCGCATGACCCGTTTCTGGATCACTCTCGACCAGGCGGTGAAGTTCGTTCTGGATTCCTTCGAGATCATGCAGGGCGGCGAGCTCTACGTTCCGAAGATCCCTTCCATCCGGATCACGGACCTCGCCCTGGCAGTCGACGAGAACGCCAAGACGCACGAGATCGGCATCCGTCCTGGCGAGAAGCTTCACGAAGAGATGATCGCTGCTGATGACTCCCGGCGCACGGTGTCCGTGGGTGACCGCTATGTGGTGACTCCGCACCTCGGTGGGTGGGGTTACGAGGTTCCGGAAGGCGCCGAACCCGTGAAGGACGGCTGGAGCTACCAGTCGGATGGCAACGAGCGCTTCCTGTCCATCGAAGAGCTGCGTGCGATGTTTGAAGCGGAAGGTCTCTGA
- a CDS encoding DUF2304 family protein, giving the protein MSVAVSLVLSILMVIVVLVMLRNGRLREKYAILWLVIGGLTIILGLFPHLLNWAASLVGVVVPSNLLFALSILLLVGVSLHVSRELTILEDETRILAEEVAILRCSVEQLQRDVHASQSLAPDSQAATQPSLLAREEDK; this is encoded by the coding sequence ATGAGTGTCGCAGTGTCGTTGGTCCTGTCCATCCTGATGGTCATCGTCGTTCTGGTCATGCTCCGGAACGGACGCCTCCGTGAGAAGTACGCGATTCTCTGGCTGGTCATCGGTGGCCTCACCATCATCCTCGGGCTGTTCCCGCACCTTCTGAACTGGGCCGCCTCGCTGGTGGGCGTCGTCGTGCCGTCGAACCTCCTGTTCGCGCTGTCGATCCTGCTCCTGGTGGGCGTGAGCCTGCACGTGTCCCGTGAACTGACCATCCTCGAGGACGAGACCCGCATCCTCGCGGAAGAGGTCGCCATCCTCCGCTGCTCCGTGGAGCAGCTCCAGCGTGATGTCCACGCTTCCCAGTCCCTGGCCCCGGATTCCCAGGCCGCCACTCAGCCAAGCCTTCTAGCGAGAGAAGAAGACAAGTGA
- the pseI gene encoding pseudaminic acid synthase, whose product MPLSYEIANHRISPDAPPFIIAEMSGNHNGDLKRALDIVDMVAESGAQAVKLQTYTADTITIDSNKPQFTISGDHPLWGGKNLYQLYTEAHTPWEWHEAIFERARSRGLIAFSSPFDHTAVDLLESLGAPLYKIASLEIGDLALLRRVAQTGKPVILSDGAATLTDIDTAVKTIRAEGNDQIVVLACTSSYPAAPSESNLRTIPVLRDAFGIQVGLSDHTMGIGAAIAAVALGATVVEKHVTLSRADGGVDSDFSLEPNELQALVSESRTAWEALGSPVIQHTTGESESLRLRRSLYVVKPVRAGETVTSENVRSIRPAGGLEPSYLDTVMGRTFRADADAGTPLTWDIV is encoded by the coding sequence ATGCCTCTTTCCTACGAAATCGCGAATCACCGTATCAGCCCCGACGCACCGCCTTTCATCATCGCGGAGATGTCCGGAAATCACAACGGTGACTTGAAGCGCGCACTCGACATCGTCGACATGGTTGCCGAATCCGGCGCTCAGGCAGTCAAACTGCAGACCTACACCGCTGACACGATCACGATTGACTCCAACAAGCCGCAGTTCACCATCAGTGGCGATCACCCGCTGTGGGGTGGCAAGAACCTCTACCAGCTGTACACGGAAGCGCACACGCCGTGGGAGTGGCACGAGGCCATCTTCGAACGAGCGCGGTCCCGTGGGCTGATCGCTTTCTCAAGCCCGTTCGATCACACCGCTGTCGATCTCCTCGAGTCTCTGGGCGCTCCTCTGTACAAGATCGCGTCACTGGAGATCGGCGATCTTGCGCTCCTCCGCCGAGTGGCTCAGACCGGCAAACCCGTCATCCTTTCCGACGGCGCCGCGACGCTGACCGACATCGACACGGCGGTCAAGACCATCCGCGCCGAGGGAAATGACCAGATTGTCGTCCTGGCCTGCACCTCGTCCTACCCGGCGGCCCCGTCTGAGTCCAACCTCCGGACGATCCCCGTCCTTCGCGACGCTTTCGGCATCCAGGTCGGCCTCTCGGATCACACGATGGGAATCGGCGCCGCCATCGCCGCAGTCGCGCTCGGAGCGACCGTGGTGGAAAAGCACGTCACCCTGAGCCGGGCCGACGGAGGGGTCGACTCCGATTTCTCCCTCGAGCCGAACGAACTGCAGGCCCTCGTATCCGAGAGCCGCACCGCCTGGGAAGCCCTTGGCTCCCCTGTCATCCAGCACACCACCGGCGAGTCTGAAAGCCTCCGGCTGCGTCGATCGCTGTACGTGGTCAAGCCGGTTCGTGCCGGAGAAACCGTCACCTCAGAGAATGTCAGGTCGATCCGTCCCGCAGGTGGCCTTGAGCCTTCGTACCTCGACACAGTGATGGGTCGCACGTTCCGTGCCGATGCCGATGCCGGCACCCCGCTGACGTGGGACATCGTCTGA
- a CDS encoding glycosyltransferase family 2 protein: protein MTIDVMLPYYGDVAMMKAAVDSVLAQDDKDFRFTIVDDGYPDESLPAYFNGLVEGDDRVRYYRNEENLGANGNYKKCIGLVEHDIVIIMGADDIMLPNYLSTVRKAFQDPSVSIVQPGVEVIDENGAVYEPLGDKVKTYLRHKLVGGSSEAVVEGEAIAESLMVGDWLYFPSVAWRSEAVKHHDFRPQYNVVQDLALATDIILSGGRMAVVSTVCFQYRRHRESDSSVRALDGRRFAEERAFFDECVRDFTAKGWPQAARAAKWHLTSRLNAASLTPKVISKGMWPGLRKLAAHAVRP from the coding sequence GTGACGATTGATGTAATGCTGCCGTACTACGGCGACGTGGCCATGATGAAGGCCGCCGTGGATTCGGTGCTGGCCCAGGACGACAAGGACTTCCGGTTCACGATCGTCGACGACGGGTACCCGGACGAGAGCCTCCCGGCCTACTTCAACGGCCTGGTCGAGGGCGACGACCGCGTCCGGTACTACCGGAACGAGGAGAACCTCGGGGCCAACGGCAACTACAAGAAGTGCATCGGCCTCGTGGAGCACGACATCGTGATCATCATGGGCGCCGACGACATCATGCTCCCCAACTACCTGAGCACGGTCCGCAAGGCGTTCCAGGACCCGTCCGTCAGCATCGTGCAGCCCGGCGTCGAGGTCATCGACGAGAACGGCGCCGTCTACGAGCCACTCGGCGACAAGGTGAAGACCTACCTGCGCCACAAGCTCGTCGGTGGCAGCAGCGAGGCCGTCGTCGAGGGCGAAGCGATCGCGGAGAGCCTCATGGTGGGCGACTGGCTGTACTTCCCGTCGGTGGCGTGGCGCTCCGAGGCCGTCAAGCACCACGACTTCCGTCCCCAGTACAACGTGGTCCAGGACCTCGCGCTGGCGACCGACATCATCCTGTCCGGTGGCCGCATGGCCGTGGTCTCCACGGTCTGCTTCCAGTACCGCCGCCACCGCGAGTCCGACTCGTCGGTCCGTGCGCTCGACGGCCGCCGCTTCGCCGAGGAGCGCGCCTTCTTCGACGAGTGCGTCCGTGACTTCACGGCCAAGGGCTGGCCGCAGGCCGCCCGCGCCGCCAAGTGGCACCTGACGTCCCGCCTCAACGCGGCCTCCCTGACCCCGAAGGTCATCTCCAAGGGCATGTGGCCCGGCCTGCGCAAGCTCGCCGCGCACGCAGTCCGTCCCTGA